In a genomic window of Nostoc sp. UHCC 0870:
- a CDS encoding ArnT family glycosyltransferase: protein MGILNRVKIIKLDSYLIIALISGFIFCLYGIHWGRVEEWNPDQMVFKGNLSWGEIFSSPSDFLKPPFHTYFNFILSYIPLKFIEKIFRLSQNSLTSGSVMLIWSRIISASLFLGTIFLNFQINKRFFGLFSARIITLIFATSSGFIVYSHFLTADIPLIFWMILSFYFIQSIYLQGKISNYLLAGFFTGIATATKYNGLSIGIGIVLAHILSFNELAWKKIIFSKKLILSLLTVVIGFLIGNPFALINYRQFVSDFLYNYITTPIYNGEITGTNYLTFFSIYIREIVGLPSLIIISLAILYSLYLTFTSKDNKRIKSVLLILTVFIIYYYKFADFPRLETRFVLPIVPFWLMLSGPFWNQIKSNKAAISVILVIIISYNTVCSLYVGKRFLDDPRMVAQEWVKANIPQLSLIENTAYIPTWNRLSGVKLKSRNMPFISGRGKLFEQNLTNRFKKDSWIIKRWRESQKSDQNINFYSQEELANRKPEYIAINSLYYERFFKNDNLKILYPEINQFFTKLISEKYPYKRIFDQESKTPPIWAYPQNIDFLHNRTIIFKGKDS, encoded by the coding sequence ATGGGTATTCTCAATAGGGTAAAAATAATCAAACTCGATAGTTATTTGATCATAGCTCTGATATCTGGCTTTATTTTTTGCCTATATGGTATCCATTGGGGAAGAGTAGAAGAGTGGAATCCAGATCAAATGGTTTTTAAAGGAAACCTTTCTTGGGGTGAAATTTTCTCCAGCCCTAGTGACTTTCTCAAACCCCCTTTTCACACATATTTCAACTTCATATTATCCTATATTCCATTGAAATTTATTGAGAAAATTTTTCGTCTATCGCAAAATTCACTTACTTCTGGTTCAGTGATGCTCATCTGGTCTAGAATTATTAGTGCTTCTTTGTTTTTGGGTACGATTTTTTTAAATTTTCAAATAAATAAAAGATTTTTTGGGTTGTTTTCTGCCCGAATTATTACACTAATTTTTGCTACTAGTAGCGGCTTTATAGTTTATAGTCACTTTTTGACAGCAGACATTCCTTTAATTTTCTGGATGATATTATCTTTTTACTTTATTCAAAGTATATACTTACAAGGTAAAATATCAAACTACTTGTTAGCTGGATTTTTCACAGGGATTGCTACAGCAACAAAATATAATGGTCTGTCCATAGGCATTGGAATTGTTTTGGCTCATATTCTCTCATTTAACGAATTAGCTTGGAAAAAAATTATTTTCAGTAAGAAGCTGATTTTAAGTTTGTTAACAGTTGTAATTGGCTTCCTAATTGGTAATCCATTTGCATTAATAAATTATCGTCAGTTTGTTTCAGATTTTTTATATAACTATATTACAACACCCATATATAATGGTGAAATAACAGGTACTAACTACTTAACTTTCTTCTCAATATATATTCGCGAAATTGTGGGGCTTCCCTCACTAATAATTATTAGTTTAGCAATACTATATTCTCTATATCTTACTTTTACTAGTAAAGATAATAAGAGAATAAAATCTGTTTTATTAATCTTAACAGTTTTTATTATTTACTACTATAAATTTGCTGATTTCCCTAGATTGGAAACTCGCTTTGTACTGCCTATAGTACCTTTCTGGCTCATGCTATCAGGGCCATTTTGGAATCAAATCAAGTCTAATAAGGCGGCTATATCAGTTATTTTGGTAATTATTATCAGTTACAATACAGTTTGTAGCTTATATGTAGGTAAAAGGTTTTTAGACGATCCACGTATGGTAGCTCAGGAGTGGGTAAAAGCTAATATACCTCAGTTAAGTTTGATAGAGAATACTGCATATATTCCTACATGGAATCGTTTATCAGGAGTTAAGTTAAAATCCAGAAATATGCCATTTATTTCAGGGCGAGGAAAGTTATTTGAGCAAAATTTAACAAATAGATTTAAAAAAGATTCTTGGATAATAAAAAGGTGGCGAGAGTCTCAAAAATCAGATCAAAATATAAATTTTTACTCGCAAGAAGAGTTGGCTAACCGCAAACCTGAATACATTGCCATTAATTCACTTTACTATGAAAGATTTTTTAAAAATGACAATTTGAAGATTTTATATCCAGAAATTAATCAATTTTTTACAAAGTTAATTAGTGAAAAATATCCTTATAAAAGGATATTTGATCAAGAGTCTAAAACTCCACCTATCTGGGCTTATCCTCAGAATATTGATTTTCTCCATAACAGGACAATAATTTTTAAAGGCAAAGATTCTTAA
- a CDS encoding dihydroorotase, with amino-acid sequence MTTELLQQVRVIDPVSQTDQVSDVIIANGEIQAVAPQIPDISPNTQVRDCRGLVLGTGLVDLYSHSGEPGFEERETLLSFLQAAAAGGFTRVSILPDTSPAIDNPALVAQLQKGMGDGGNSSSFPHFNIWGAITLDVAGKQITELADLAAAGVVGFTDGLPLDNLGLVRRLLEYVQPLGKPVAFWPCDRQLASNGVMREGADALRFGLPPVPVSAETTAIAALIELVATIGTPIHIMRVSTARSVELIAAAKSQGLPITASTTWMHLLLDTKAVKSYHTSLHLDPPLGNTTDMQALRSAVRTGIVDAIAIDHTPYSYEEKVQAFAEAPPGAIGLELALPLLWQHLVETGEFTALQLWQALSTRPAECLQAKISKIAPHHQAELTLFNPQATWKVERKNLHTLSSNTPWLGQELKGRVVQTWC; translated from the coding sequence ATGACAACTGAACTTCTGCAACAAGTAAGGGTGATTGACCCAGTTTCTCAAACTGACCAAGTATCTGATGTAATAATTGCTAATGGTGAAATCCAAGCAGTAGCTCCACAAATTCCTGATATCAGTCCTAATACCCAAGTTAGAGATTGTCGGGGACTAGTTCTGGGGACTGGGTTAGTGGATTTGTATAGTCACTCCGGTGAACCTGGTTTTGAGGAACGGGAAACGCTGTTGTCGTTTTTACAAGCGGCGGCTGCTGGTGGCTTTACTAGAGTCAGCATTCTACCTGATACATCGCCAGCTATTGATAATCCTGCGCTGGTGGCGCAGTTGCAGAAGGGGATGGGGGATGGGGGAAATTCTTCCTCCTTCCCACATTTTAATATTTGGGGTGCAATTACCCTGGATGTGGCTGGGAAGCAAATAACAGAATTAGCAGATTTAGCGGCGGCTGGGGTTGTGGGGTTTACTGATGGGTTGCCTTTAGATAATTTAGGATTAGTGCGGCGGCTATTGGAATATGTGCAGCCTTTGGGAAAACCTGTAGCCTTTTGGCCTTGCGATCGCCAACTCGCATCTAATGGTGTAATGAGGGAAGGTGCAGATGCTTTGCGGTTTGGTTTACCTCCTGTCCCCGTGAGTGCCGAAACAACTGCGATCGCTGCTTTAATAGAATTGGTAGCTACCATCGGCACACCCATACATATTATGCGCGTCTCCACCGCTCGCAGTGTAGAATTAATCGCCGCCGCCAAGTCTCAAGGTTTACCCATCACCGCCAGCACCACATGGATGCACCTATTGTTAGATACCAAGGCTGTTAAAAGTTATCACACTAGTCTGCATTTAGACCCGCCATTAGGTAATACAACTGATATGCAGGCTTTGCGGTCAGCAGTGCGTACAGGAATTGTAGATGCGATCGCTATTGATCATACACCCTACAGCTACGAAGAGAAAGTCCAAGCCTTTGCCGAAGCCCCACCAGGAGCAATTGGGTTAGAATTAGCATTACCTCTGTTGTGGCAGCATCTTGTAGAAACTGGGGAATTTACAGCATTACAATTGTGGCAAGCTTTGAGTACCCGTCCAGCCGAATGTTTACAAGCAAAAATCAGTAAAATTGCGCCCCATCACCAAGCTGAACTAACCTTATTTAACCCGCAAGCAACCTGGAAAGTAGAAAGGAAAAATCTGCATACCCTTTCGAGTAATACCCCCTGGCTAGGACAAGAATTAAAAGGTCGAGTTGTGCAAACTTGGTGTTAA
- a CDS encoding serine/threonine-protein kinase, whose amino-acid sequence MSLCINPVCPKPNHLNNQKNRFCQSCGSPLELVGRYRVMHLLSDTTGFGQVYEAYEQDTAKILKVLEANLADVKAVELFHQEAVVLGKLNHPGLPRIDAYFQHHTRNNLSLYCLVLEKINGINLEQWLEKHHQLTSESQAINWLKQILEILDLVHNQSYLHLNIKPSNILIRPDGQLVLIDFGTARELAKNYQNRSATPTMSSGYSAPEQMQGKVTLQSDFFALGRTFVFLMTGKHPLDMYDAHHNLLHWRSHANQFSPLLLNLIDWLMTPAINYRPANAKEILQRIKEIETPKNAIKNNNIIITKNIQTLELTQPKIAPPPSLSAKKIKKMPLISLLVALLFSFGLLSAIAIMIGYPQFATLLPIATQAPARKGKIDYFAYEEGRDSQGGVAQFNIAILSVEYKWLPDSNFQVTNNNQIISLDVLKLMLEQEGIQKIMEDPNEIISVGIASCDTKLATAQLRAFERSQQIQLLAKKLFKNTASVKGYRLLNLGQFQRIDCKPNQDYTRYQSSVIVIGVKNKSKNVVIDEALRDRLKNKPFADFKLEDYSLGSVEKFKTISNNL is encoded by the coding sequence ATGAGCCTTTGCATTAATCCAGTTTGCCCCAAACCTAACCATCTCAACAATCAAAAAAACCGCTTTTGTCAAAGTTGTGGTTCTCCATTGGAACTAGTAGGGCGTTATCGGGTAATGCACTTATTGAGTGATACAACTGGATTTGGTCAGGTCTATGAAGCTTATGAACAAGACACAGCTAAAATCCTCAAAGTGCTAGAAGCAAATCTAGCCGATGTTAAAGCAGTAGAACTGTTCCACCAAGAAGCCGTTGTCTTGGGAAAACTCAATCATCCAGGTCTCCCCAGAATAGATGCGTACTTTCAGCATCACACTAGGAATAACTTGAGTTTATATTGTCTTGTCTTAGAAAAAATTAACGGCATTAACTTAGAACAGTGGTTAGAAAAACACCATCAACTTACTTCTGAATCACAAGCTATCAATTGGTTGAAACAGATACTAGAGATTTTGGATTTAGTACATAACCAAAGCTATCTGCACTTAAATATTAAGCCATCGAATATTCTCATCCGACCAGATGGGCAATTAGTTCTAATTGACTTTGGTACAGCTAGAGAACTAGCCAAAAATTACCAAAATCGTAGTGCTACCCCCACTATGTCATCTGGTTATAGCGCACCAGAACAAATGCAAGGAAAAGTGACATTACAATCAGATTTTTTTGCATTGGGACGCACCTTCGTTTTTTTAATGACGGGAAAACATCCTCTAGATATGTATGATGCCCACCATAATTTATTACATTGGCGCAGTCATGCCAATCAATTTTCTCCACTACTATTGAATTTAATTGATTGGCTGATGACACCAGCAATAAATTATCGTCCTGCCAATGCCAAGGAAATTTTGCAGCGAATTAAAGAGATTGAAACGCCTAAAAATGCAATTAAAAATAACAATATTATTATAACAAAAAATATTCAAACTCTCGAATTAACCCAGCCAAAAATCGCTCCACCTCCCTCTCTATCAGCCAAGAAAATAAAAAAAATGCCTTTAATATCACTATTAGTAGCACTTCTATTTTCATTCGGGTTACTCAGTGCAATTGCTATAATGATAGGCTATCCACAATTCGCAACTTTATTACCAATAGCAACTCAAGCTCCAGCAAGAAAAGGGAAGATTGATTATTTTGCCTATGAAGAGGGTAGAGATAGTCAAGGTGGAGTTGCTCAATTTAATATCGCTATTTTATCAGTAGAGTATAAATGGCTTCCAGACAGTAATTTTCAAGTTACAAATAACAATCAGATTATTAGTCTTGATGTTTTAAAGTTAATGTTAGAGCAAGAAGGTATCCAGAAAATTATGGAAGATCCTAATGAAATTATTTCTGTAGGTATAGCTTCTTGTGATACCAAATTGGCAACTGCACAACTTAGAGCATTTGAACGTTCTCAACAAATCCAACTGTTAGCCAAAAAATTATTTAAAAATACAGCCAGTGTTAAAGGTTATCGCTTATTAAACTTAGGTCAATTCCAACGCATAGACTGTAAGCCAAATCAAGATTATACTAGATATCAAAGCAGCGTTATTGTTATAGGAGTTAAAAATAAGTCAAAAAACGTAGTTATAGATGAAGCACTACGCGATAGATTAAAAAACAAGCCTTTTGCTGATTTTAAATTAGAAGATTATTCTTTAGGTTCAGTAGAAAAATTTAAAACTATTTCTAATAATTTATAG
- a CDS encoding ABC transporter ATP-binding protein — MSIIIAENLSKSYPVAVKEPGIKGTINHFFRRTYRSINAVQDVSFEIAPGEVVGFLGPNGAGKTTTLKMLTGLIHPSSGTLKVASYVPFLRQAAFLQKITLVMGQKQQLLWDLPALDSLKINAAVYDISDKEFHRRVGELTEMLALEGKLNQPVRKLSLGERMKAELLAALLHHPHVLFLDEPTLGLDVNAQVAVRDFLREYNQRYQATVLLTSHYMADITALCQRVLLIHQGKLMYDGSLDKLLERFAPYREVYVELAEPLPLEKLRVYGDVQHLEGRAVCFMVQQEALTRTVSQILTELEVIDLKVTEPPVEEVIGRVFQAGVV; from the coding sequence ATGTCAATTATCATTGCCGAAAACCTCAGTAAATCCTACCCAGTGGCGGTGAAAGAGCCAGGAATTAAAGGCACAATCAACCACTTTTTCCGCCGCACATACCGTTCTATCAACGCGGTTCAGGATGTTTCCTTTGAAATTGCCCCAGGTGAAGTAGTGGGTTTCTTAGGGCCAAATGGTGCAGGTAAAACCACCACACTTAAAATGCTCACCGGACTGATTCACCCTTCTAGCGGTACACTCAAAGTAGCCAGCTATGTGCCATTTCTGCGCCAAGCAGCGTTTTTGCAAAAAATCACCTTGGTCATGGGGCAAAAACAACAACTACTCTGGGACTTACCAGCATTAGATTCTTTAAAAATTAACGCGGCTGTCTATGATATTTCTGATAAAGAATTTCATCGCCGAGTAGGGGAATTAACAGAAATGCTGGCTTTAGAAGGGAAACTTAACCAACCCGTGCGAAAACTCTCTTTGGGTGAACGCATGAAAGCAGAATTACTAGCAGCACTTCTACACCATCCCCATGTATTGTTTTTAGATGAACCCACACTAGGCTTAGATGTCAATGCTCAGGTAGCAGTACGGGATTTTTTGCGTGAGTACAATCAGCGTTATCAAGCAACCGTCTTATTGACTAGCCATTACATGGCAGATATAACCGCTTTATGTCAACGGGTGCTGCTGATTCATCAAGGTAAACTCATGTATGACGGTAGCTTAGATAAACTCCTAGAACGTTTTGCCCCTTACCGAGAAGTTTACGTAGAGTTAGCAGAACCTCTACCCCTCGAAAAACTCAGAGTCTATGGTGATGTGCAACATTTAGAAGGGCGAGCCGTGTGTTTTATGGTACAACAAGAGGCACTCACCCGCACAGTTTCTCAGATTTTAACAGAATTGGAAGTCATAGATTTAAAAGTCACTGAACCGCCAGTTGAAGAAGTCATTGGGCGAGTTTTTCAGGCGGGAGTCGTGTAA
- a CDS encoding D-Ala-D-Ala carboxypeptidase family metallohydrolase, with protein sequence MSDSAVEFPNLEKVQSTNITVKLTEADPETIKEVQTLLTTKGLYKGKVDGIVGELSLKAFAEFKESVWLDSPDLLGPTTAANLLEIAENHQTNEEQTQQLKVLPVSTINTKTGRTLRLVTGETVYENELVVTGIPLTWGEVTKGCDPQRNPESKTVINNIIKAAKGFGKIRDQYGIPIAITSAYRPPSVNRRIGGARYSQHINGLALDIAPSDGNFTKLLQICRASDCTGLGRGMHKGFIHCDWRPGGRVVFDY encoded by the coding sequence ATGTCAGATTCTGCTGTGGAATTCCCGAATTTAGAAAAAGTTCAATCTACTAATATTACTGTCAAACTTACTGAAGCTGATCCTGAAACTATCAAAGAAGTTCAAACTCTACTCACTACAAAAGGTTTGTATAAAGGTAAAGTTGATGGCATTGTAGGTGAGTTAAGCCTAAAAGCATTTGCAGAATTTAAAGAAAGTGTTTGGCTAGATTCTCCCGATTTGTTGGGACCGACTACTGCGGCTAATTTATTAGAGATAGCAGAAAACCATCAAACTAATGAAGAACAAACTCAGCAATTAAAAGTATTACCTGTATCAACTATAAACACTAAAACAGGACGTACTTTGAGGTTAGTAACTGGAGAGACAGTTTATGAAAATGAATTGGTAGTTACTGGAATTCCTCTGACTTGGGGGGAAGTTACTAAAGGATGTGATCCCCAAAGAAACCCAGAGTCAAAAACAGTAATTAATAATATTATTAAAGCAGCTAAAGGCTTTGGTAAAATTCGTGATCAATACGGTATTCCAATTGCTATCACTTCTGCCTATCGTCCTCCTAGTGTGAATCGGCGTATAGGAGGCGCACGCTATTCTCAGCACATTAACGGTCTAGCCCTTGATATTGCCCCTTCCGATGGCAACTTTACCAAACTTTTACAAATCTGTCGCGCTTCTGATTGCACAGGACTCGGTAGAGGAATGCACAAAGGTTTTATCCATTGCGATTGGCGGCCAGGTGGTCGTGTAGTTTTTGACTATTAA
- a CDS encoding alpha/beta fold hydrolase: protein MPVRKTLLTPDIQLSYLEWDQGKEPLLLLHGLADHALVWSSLGDDLAADYHIVAPDMRGHGESSKPETDYTFESAIADLEALMDHLGWSSAHIVSHSWTGKLAAIWARVNPQRLRSMVLVDPIFIWKMPSILQLTFPLLYRYLSFLKGMGPFTSYDVAEAQAKQLNQYQGWSTLQQDVFQAGLEQKPDGSWGSKFTINARDGIFEDVMLVPGFTIPIDTPTLFIQPEKGLNRLDWQIKPYKTYLNNLRLCQLPGNHWPFLTAPETFNQTVAAFLAEFK from the coding sequence ATGCCTGTACGTAAAACTTTATTAACACCTGATATTCAACTATCTTACTTGGAGTGGGATCAAGGGAAAGAACCATTACTGTTGTTACATGGTTTAGCTGACCATGCTTTGGTGTGGTCAAGTTTAGGAGATGATTTAGCGGCGGATTATCATATAGTTGCGCCAGATATGCGCGGTCATGGCGAAAGCAGTAAGCCAGAAACAGACTATACTTTTGAAAGTGCGATCGCAGACCTAGAAGCACTCATGGATCATTTGGGGTGGTCATCTGCTCATATTGTCAGCCATTCGTGGACTGGTAAACTAGCTGCTATCTGGGCTAGAGTCAACCCCCAACGCCTACGAAGTATGGTTCTAGTTGATCCCATTTTCATTTGGAAAATGCCCAGCATCTTGCAGCTAACTTTCCCCCTGTTATACCGTTACCTCTCCTTTCTCAAAGGTATGGGGCCATTTACCAGTTATGACGTAGCTGAAGCACAGGCCAAGCAATTAAATCAATATCAGGGTTGGAGTACATTACAGCAGGACGTTTTCCAAGCCGGTCTAGAACAAAAACCGGATGGTAGCTGGGGTAGTAAGTTCACTATTAACGCCCGCGATGGCATTTTTGAGGATGTAATGCTAGTACCTGGGTTTACCATCCCCATAGACACTCCTACCCTATTCATCCAGCCAGAAAAAGGACTCAACCGTTTAGACTGGCAAATCAAGCCCTATAAAACTTACCTGAACAACCTCCGCCTGTGTCAACTTCCCGGTAATCATTGGCCGTTTTTGACTGCACCAGAAACATTTAACCAGACAGTTGCAGCATTTTTAGCAGAATTTAAGTAA
- a CDS encoding ABC transporter permease yields MKKIIRKALTLLTVYYAYIVEYRAELILWVLSGSLPIILMGVWIKASQGGQFGLSPVDFARYFLTAFVVRQISVVWVIWDFEKEVIEGKLSPKLLQPLDPVWHHVASHLSERIARMPFILILTFLFFLLYPQAVWLPNLGQLFLFTIAVSLAFILRFVIQYTFAMFAFWTERANAIENFWFLFYLFLSGLIAPLEVFPQPVREIVLFTPFPYLIDFPVSILIGLPVDLARGFWSLLGWIFIFLGVNRWLWRAGLKRYSGMGA; encoded by the coding sequence ATGAAAAAAATTATTAGAAAAGCTCTAACTTTGTTGACAGTTTACTACGCCTATATAGTGGAATATCGGGCAGAACTGATTTTATGGGTTTTGTCTGGTTCTTTACCAATTATTCTCATGGGTGTTTGGATAAAAGCGTCGCAAGGTGGACAGTTTGGTTTATCGCCTGTTGATTTTGCCCGTTACTTTCTCACCGCTTTTGTTGTCAGACAAATATCCGTCGTCTGGGTAATTTGGGATTTTGAAAAGGAAGTTATAGAAGGTAAATTATCACCAAAATTATTACAACCTTTAGACCCTGTATGGCATCATGTCGCTTCTCATCTTTCAGAAAGAATTGCTCGTATGCCATTTATATTAATATTAACATTTCTGTTTTTTTTACTTTATCCCCAAGCTGTTTGGTTGCCTAATTTGGGACAGTTATTTTTATTTACCATAGCTGTCAGTTTGGCTTTTATTTTAAGATTTGTGATTCAATACACCTTTGCTATGTTCGCTTTTTGGACGGAAAGAGCTAATGCTATAGAAAATTTCTGGTTTTTATTTTATTTATTTTTATCAGGTTTAATTGCACCTTTAGAAGTATTTCCTCAACCTGTGCGGGAGATAGTTTTATTTACACCTTTTCCCTACTTGATTGATTTTCCTGTAAGTATTTTAATAGGTCTACCAGTGGATTTAGCACGAGGATTTTGGTCTCTGCTAGGCTGGATATTTATATTTTTAGGCGTAAATCGCTGGTTATGGCGTGCGGGATTGAAACGCTATTCTGGGATGGGAGCATGA
- a CDS encoding histidine phosphatase family protein produces MTRVIIVRHGQSTYNTERRIQGRTDVSRLTEKGRSDASKVGKALSNIAFNAIYSSPLQRAKQTADIIYGELASDSGKSAVVQTSDQLLEIDLLLWAEMLSSDVQQKFPEDYRIWHEHPDEFKMLVEDTGGTREHFPVLAVYEQAQQFWQEILPHHQGETILIVGHNGINRALISTALGIHPNRYHSIQQSNCCISVLNFSGGLGEPVQLESMNQTQHMGEMLPSLRPGHQGVRLLLVRHGETEWNRQTRFQGQIDVPLNDNGRKQAQKAGEFLQNVAIDFAVSSTMARPKETAEIILQHHPSVNLELQEGLREISHGLWEGKLEVEIDQEFPGELHRWRTTPGAVQMPEGENLQQVWERSSATWQAIIQTALENQRQTGLIVAHDATNKTLLCHILGLPADNFWNFRQGNGAVSVIDYPCGLNGLPVLQAMNITTHLSGGVLDKTAAGAL; encoded by the coding sequence ATGACCCGTGTCATCATCGTGCGCCACGGTCAAAGCACATATAACACCGAAAGACGCATTCAAGGGCGCACTGACGTATCAAGGTTAACGGAGAAAGGTCGTAGTGATGCCAGTAAAGTAGGCAAAGCCCTCAGTAATATTGCCTTTAATGCGATTTATAGCAGTCCACTCCAGCGAGCTAAACAGACAGCAGATATTATTTATGGTGAGTTAGCATCTGATTCTGGAAAATCGGCTGTTGTCCAAACATCTGATCAATTACTGGAAATTGATCTGTTATTGTGGGCAGAAATGCTTTCTAGTGATGTTCAGCAGAAGTTTCCAGAAGATTACCGCATTTGGCATGAACACCCCGACGAATTCAAGATGTTGGTGGAGGATACAGGGGGAACACGTGAACATTTCCCTGTGCTGGCTGTGTATGAACAAGCACAGCAGTTTTGGCAAGAAATATTACCCCATCATCAAGGTGAAACTATTCTCATCGTCGGGCATAACGGCATCAATCGCGCTCTGATTAGCACCGCTTTGGGTATTCATCCCAATCGTTACCATTCCATTCAACAATCTAACTGTTGTATTAGCGTCTTAAACTTTTCGGGTGGTTTGGGAGAACCCGTACAACTAGAGTCGATGAACCAGACGCAACACATGGGCGAAATGCTGCCGTCATTGCGACCAGGCCATCAAGGCGTAAGATTGTTGTTGGTACGTCATGGAGAAACTGAGTGGAATCGCCAAACCAGATTTCAAGGACAAATCGATGTTCCCCTGAATGATAACGGCAGAAAGCAAGCACAAAAAGCCGGGGAATTTCTCCAAAATGTAGCCATTGACTTTGCTGTAAGTAGCACTATGGCACGTCCCAAAGAAACTGCGGAAATTATTTTGCAACATCATCCCAGTGTAAATTTAGAGTTGCAAGAGGGCTTAAGAGAAATCAGCCACGGACTGTGGGAAGGAAAGTTAGAAGTAGAAATAGACCAAGAATTCCCCGGAGAGTTACATCGTTGGCGGACAACACCAGGTGCAGTGCAAATGCCAGAAGGGGAAAATTTACAACAAGTCTGGGAACGTAGCAGTGCTACATGGCAAGCAATAATACAAACCGCCTTAGAAAATCAACGTCAAACCGGATTAATCGTAGCTCACGACGCTACCAACAAAACCTTACTGTGTCATATCCTAGGTTTACCTGCGGATAATTTCTGGAATTTCCGCCAAGGTAACGGTGCTGTCAGCGTCATCGACTATCCTTGTGGACTGAATGGTTTGCCAGTATTACAAGCGATGAACATCACCACTCATTTAAGTGGTGGTGTACTAGATAAAACAGCAGCTGGGGCATTATAG